A genomic window from Streptomyces sp. 846.5 includes:
- a CDS encoding class I SAM-dependent methyltransferase: MTADTPFLQATRTAYDTVAADYAALLRNELDGKPFDRAMLAAFVDLVRGSGAEGPVGDLGCGPGRVTAHLASLGVDAFGVDLSPGMVAVARKEHPGLRFEMGSIMALDLGDGTLGGVVAWYSVIHTPPKQLPVVFAEFHRVLAAGGYALLAFQAGDGIRHLEQGYGHTISLDAYRLRPDLAAELLADAGFEPVARLVREPVGYEPTPQAYLVVRKAPLPS; the protein is encoded by the coding sequence ATGACTGCCGACACCCCCTTCCTGCAGGCGACCCGTACTGCCTATGACACCGTCGCCGCCGACTACGCCGCGCTGCTGCGGAACGAGCTCGACGGCAAGCCGTTCGACCGGGCCATGCTGGCTGCCTTCGTCGACCTGGTGCGGGGATCCGGTGCGGAGGGGCCGGTCGGGGATCTCGGGTGCGGGCCGGGGCGGGTGACGGCGCATCTGGCGTCGTTGGGGGTGGACGCGTTCGGGGTGGACCTGTCACCGGGGATGGTGGCGGTGGCGCGGAAGGAGCATCCCGGGCTGCGATTCGAGATGGGCTCGATCATGGCGCTGGACCTCGGGGACGGGACACTCGGCGGTGTCGTCGCCTGGTACTCCGTCATCCACACCCCGCCGAAGCAGCTGCCGGTGGTGTTCGCGGAGTTCCACCGGGTGCTCGCCGCCGGGGGATACGCCCTGCTGGCGTTCCAGGCCGGTGACGGGATCCGGCATCTGGAACAGGGCTACGGGCACACGATCTCGCTCGACGCCTACCGGTTGCGGCCCGACCTGGCTGCCGAGCTGTTGGCGGACGCCGGGTTCGAGCCGGTGGCCCGGCTGGTGCGCGAGCCGGTGGGGTACGAGCCCACGCCGCAGGCGTATCTGGTGGTTCGGAAGGCGCCCCTGCCCAGCTGA
- a CDS encoding alkaline phosphatase family protein, with the protein MTRRYLRLAAVLGASGLIGGAFLASPAGAASAASAAHRAAAKHVLLISVDGLHQSDLTWYIARHPQSALAKLVRGGVQYTNAKTTNPSDSFPGMVAQATGGGPGTTGIYYDDTYNAALLPAGTTSCKGVKPGVEVDLTEDLDINKASIDAGQGLKNLPGSILSMTGNPTKLIDPTKLPVDPKTCKPVYPNQYLQVNTIFEVARQAGLRTAWSDKHAAYDILSGPSGTGVQDLFTPEINSNALGYAAGNDWTTDNKATQQYDSYKVKAVLNEIDGYDHSRSQKVGTPAIFGMNFQSVSTAEKLPTSDGLTGGYTAKNVPGPLLQNNLDYINAQIGALTAEIHKQHLDGSTTIILSAKHGQSPTDPAALTRIDDGALLDGLNAAWKKLHPSAADLVAHAVDDDAMLLWLSDRSKAATEFAKAYLLAQSGTGTDINKKAKAYTHGGLTKVYAGADAAHFFGVKPGDARVPDIFGVAQYGVVYTGGTKKVAEHGGGHADDLNVPLVVSGAGTPDRVVDGATVHTTQIAPTILALLGLNPQQLKAVREEGTKVLPVR; encoded by the coding sequence GTGACCCGTCGTTACCTTCGCCTGGCCGCCGTCCTCGGCGCCTCCGGACTGATCGGCGGGGCTTTCCTCGCCAGTCCCGCCGGCGCGGCGTCGGCCGCGTCGGCCGCACACCGTGCCGCGGCCAAGCATGTGCTGCTGATCTCGGTGGACGGCCTGCACCAGTCCGACCTGACCTGGTACATCGCCAGGCACCCGCAGTCGGCGCTGGCCAAGCTGGTCCGCGGCGGTGTCCAGTACACCAACGCCAAGACCACCAACCCCTCGGACAGTTTCCCCGGCATGGTCGCCCAGGCCACCGGCGGCGGCCCCGGCACCACCGGGATCTACTACGACGACACCTACAACGCGGCGCTGCTCCCGGCCGGGACCACCAGCTGCAAGGGCGTCAAGCCCGGTGTCGAGGTGGACCTCACCGAGGACCTGGACATCAACAAGGCCTCCATCGACGCTGGTCAGGGCCTGAAGAACCTCCCCGGCAGCATCCTTTCGATGACCGGCAACCCGACCAAGCTGATCGACCCGACCAAGCTCCCGGTCGACCCCAAGACCTGCAAGCCGGTCTACCCGAACCAGTACCTCCAGGTGAACACCATCTTCGAGGTGGCCCGCCAGGCCGGTCTGCGGACCGCATGGTCGGACAAGCACGCCGCCTACGACATCCTCAGCGGTCCGTCGGGAACGGGTGTCCAGGACCTGTTCACCCCGGAGATCAACTCGAACGCGCTCGGCTACGCCGCCGGCAACGACTGGACCACCGACAACAAGGCCACCCAGCAGTACGACAGCTACAAGGTCAAGGCCGTCCTCAACGAGATCGACGGCTACGACCACTCGCGCTCGCAGAAGGTCGGCACCCCGGCCATCTTCGGTATGAACTTCCAGTCCGTGTCCACCGCCGAGAAGCTCCCCACCTCGGACGGGCTGACCGGCGGCTACACCGCCAAGAACGTTCCCGGCCCGCTGCTGCAGAACAACCTGGACTACATCAACGCCCAGATCGGCGCGCTCACCGCGGAGATCCACAAGCAGCACCTGGACGGCAGCACCACGATCATCCTCTCCGCCAAGCACGGCCAGTCGCCCACCGACCCGGCCGCGCTCACCCGGATCGACGACGGCGCGCTGCTGGACGGCCTGAACGCCGCCTGGAAGAAGCTCCACCCCAGCGCCGCCGACCTGGTGGCGCACGCGGTGGACGACGACGCCATGCTGCTCTGGCTCTCGGACCGCTCCAAGGCCGCCACCGAATTCGCCAAGGCGTACCTGCTGGCGCAGAGCGGCACCGGCACCGACATCAACAAGAAGGCGAAGGCCTACACCCACGGCGGCCTGACCAAGGTCTACGCCGGTGCTGACGCCGCGCACTTCTTCGGGGTCAAGCCCGGTGACGCCCGGGTCCCCGACATCTTCGGCGTCGCCCAGTACGGCGTCGTCTACACCGGTGGGACCAAGAAGGTCGCCGAGCACGGCGGCGGCCACGCGGACGACCTGAACGTGCCGCTGGTGGTCTCCGGCGCAGGCACCCCGGACCGGGTCGTCGACGGGGCCACCGTCCACACCACCCAGATCGCGCCGACCATCCTGGCCCTGCTGGGCCTGAACCCGCAGCAGCTGAAGGCCGTC
- a CDS encoding LacI family DNA-binding transcriptional regulator produces MTEATPARRRPPTIHDVAREAGISRGTVSRVLQGGHNVSPEALKAVNAAIRKTGYVVNRHARSLVTQRSDSVAFLLTEPQARFFEDPNFNQLLRGCTTALAKHDIPLLLMIAGTEEERRRIGRYITSGHVDGVLLVSSHSGNPMVELLDEARMPVVACGKPLGHTSTTPYVAADDHEGARAMVRYLLGTGRRRIATITGPLDTPGGVDRLTGYRETLAEAGLPQDPALVAEGDYSRAGGEAAMAALLSAAPDLDAVFVASDLMADGALAVLEQAGRRVPEDVAVGGFDDSTIAASTRPPLTTVRQPWDRISAEMVRVLQSLIAGEPPASVILPTELIVRASA; encoded by the coding sequence ATGACCGAAGCAACGCCGGCCCGTCGCCGGCCGCCGACCATCCACGACGTCGCCCGTGAGGCGGGGATCTCCCGCGGCACCGTCTCCCGGGTGCTGCAGGGCGGGCACAACGTCAGCCCGGAGGCGCTGAAGGCGGTCAACGCCGCCATCCGCAAGACCGGATACGTCGTCAACCGCCATGCCCGCAGCCTGGTCACCCAGCGCTCCGACTCGGTCGCCTTCCTGCTCACCGAGCCGCAGGCGCGCTTCTTCGAGGACCCCAACTTCAACCAGCTGCTGCGCGGTTGCACCACGGCCCTCGCCAAGCACGACATCCCGCTGCTGCTGATGATCGCGGGAACCGAGGAGGAGCGCCGCCGGATAGGGCGCTACATCACCTCGGGGCATGTCGACGGCGTCCTGCTGGTCTCCTCGCACTCCGGCAACCCGATGGTGGAGCTGCTGGACGAGGCCCGGATGCCGGTCGTCGCCTGCGGCAAGCCGCTGGGGCACACCTCGACCACGCCCTACGTCGCCGCGGACGACCACGAGGGGGCCAGGGCGATGGTGCGGTACCTGCTGGGCACGGGCCGCCGCAGGATCGCCACCATCACAGGCCCGCTGGACACTCCGGGCGGGGTGGACCGGCTCACCGGCTACCGGGAGACCCTGGCCGAGGCCGGCCTGCCGCAGGACCCGGCGCTGGTCGCCGAGGGCGACTACAGCCGGGCCGGCGGCGAGGCCGCGATGGCCGCGCTGCTGTCCGCCGCCCCGGATCTGGACGCGGTCTTCGTCGCCTCCGACCTGATGGCGGACGGCGCCCTGGCCGTCCTGGAGCAGGCCGGACGCCGGGTGCCGGAGGACGTGGCCGTCGGCGGCTTCGACGACTCCACCATCGCCGCGAGCACCCGCCCCCCGCTGACCACGGTCCGCCAGCCCTGGGACCGGATCAGCGCCGAGATGGTCCGAGTGCTCCAGTCCCTGATCGCGGGCGAGCCCCCGGCCTCGGTCATCCTGCCGACGGAGCTGATCGTGCGGGCGTCGGCCTGA